The DNA sequence AACATCCAAAACAAAATATTTACATAATATTTCTATGTCACATGAAGGTCGGGGCGGCCCCCGCCCCGAATTGGGTGGTGGAGGTGGGCCTTGTGGGCTTTCTTCCCAAATCCACACCTAACAAAATTTCATCTTCCTTTCAACCTTGTCTCAAAATTCCCAACTTTTTCTTCCCAATTGTTAATATTTTGTTCACTTAGTCTTCTGCATTCTCATTCAATATGAATAACACCCAATGCAGTCTTGCCACCGATCGTAGCGGAAATCCTTTCGCATCGCGGAAGATTGGAGCGTAGAGCGGGATCGCTTTTCGGGAAAGATGTTCGAATGTAGATTCTATTTGCGAGGCACATTCGTTAGTTGTTTCTATGTAACTTATTTTGATTTGAGATACTATCTATTATGAAGCAATATGATTCTTCCCATAATCAATCTTATGTCACATAACAGGAATTACTTGTTGTACAGAAAGACACATCGGTAACACTTTAGATCACTCACATGGGTGGCAAATTGGTCTGGAATTTTTGATAAAACTTCCCAACACACAAATGTAATGCAAATACAATCCATCGTGTGTCTTCTAAAGATAATAGCTAATTCGTTTTAATAAACTTCATTGTTCCACACAAATTAACTTCCTGCTGCTGGAACACACGGCGTTCCCAATCGCTATAACACTTGTTATTGTTTTTTCAATATGCGATCCAATAGAAACATTCCCAACGGTTGCAGAAAAATTAGAACAATCATTTGAACTGTTTGTCCAATTTGCATTCAAACCAGTTATCGTTAAATTTGTCCCAGTTATAACTGATGATATCTCATTCGTCAAATTTGATTCAAAGATCCCATTTTTGGTTGTATTGCCTATCACAATTGACCCATCATCCCTTCGATATTCCTTATTGGGTTTGAGTACCCAATCAATATGTTCTGATGTACTAGGCACAATTTGCGGAAGTACACGCAATACGATTTGTTCCATCGGCTACCATCGCTTTGTAAGTGCCGCTACCAGAAGGTTTGTTTTCGTCGGAATTACATTGGCTATCAAGTCCTGAAATACCAGCATTCAGAATGGCATTTGCTTTGATGACAAACATTTTGCAATGGTCTTTGTTTGCGCAGCTTGAATTTGCATTTAAAGCGACAAACATTGTCCCGATTACCGTATCATTACTTTCTTTATTCTTTCCGCATGCAACACCTAAGACAGGATGCTTACTAAAACCAAAACTAAATTCAACCCAAACATAGATTTTCTGAGGGATTTTTTCATTTTCAGACGGTAAGAAGATTGAGGCAAATGGCGATAGAGCAAGATTTTTTAGGGAAACCCCAAAGAATATTCGGAACATTTAGACCAAAGTGAACAGGGATTTCCGCGACAATCGAAAATCTTCGGACGTACAAAAATTAAAATGAATACGAATGCGAAACGAACCTTATTTTGTACCACAGGCTTTTTTCTTTAAGTCTTCACAAAGATAGGAACCAACCAACCTTTCTGCATCGCATCGGAATTTAGCAGATGCTTTCGTTTCGGTACTCCCTGTCACTGTGGAAGCAGATTCTGCACAATATGTATACGATTGGTAAATCACAAGTGAACATGCTAAATAATCTAAATCTGCACGTTCACATTTTTCATAAGACTCACTAGTCTTTGTACATTGAATTAAAAATAATAAAACTAAAACGAGGAAAGAATGTCGAATGATCACGATGGTATTTAGACAAATTTATGGATTTGAAGTGGAATTTTTTTTCTCGAGGATGGCATTTGTTTCCACATACCGAATGGAAGGATTTTGTTTTAGTTCCATTTTTAATGTTTCTAATCCAGGATCCACTACGAACTGGATTCTATAAGCAGGTTTCATTTTAATTTGAAGTTCCAACTGATAGGTACCGAAACCCTGGAGAAGTTGTTTCCATTCCTCAGTAGACAACTCTTTTTCAGTACCAACAATGTAGTCACCGCGATGTGCGATTGGTTTTATTGGTACATTTGTTAGAATTGGTTTTTTACGTTCCGGCATACTTTCCTTCACCCCTTGCGCACATGTAACGTAAGGGATGAGAAGAATAGATAGTAAAAATTTATTGAAGTGTTGCCGTAACACCAGTCACCTGATTGAGATGTTTCACGGAATCTTCAGCATTAATTGATTTGCCGTACTTTGTATTGGCAGAGATTGATGGCGTCGCTGTTCCTCCATCAATTAATTTTTGGATAACTTCAGTAAAGTTTAATTGTGGGTTATATGCTCTGATAAGTGCTGCCACTCCTGCTACGTTTGGTGTTGCCATTGAAGTTCCATTGTAATTACCGTAAGAATTATTGGATGCAATCCAAGCGCTTAGATAAAAGTCTCCAAACATTGCACCACCATTTTGAGTAGAACTATCCGACTTATAACGATATCCGACTGTGCAACTTGTAGCTGCTGTATTCATACAATTTGTCAATGTAACTTCTTCTGATAATATGAAGGAATATCCAACTCCAGAAACAGTTTTTCTACATAATCTTTGCACATACATAGACCGGTTATAATCAGGAAGTGTTAAGAGAGTTCCTCCTGAAAATGGGCTAGATGCATCATTTTTGTAATATACTTCCGTATAATCATAACATGTATCTCCGATAGATTCACCATCGGAAACAATAGTTTGAAATAAGGATACTTTCGTTGCATTACTTGGGATGGTGAATGATTTATAGACAGTTCTGTCAATACTTGCAGAAACAGATGTTGGATTATTGTAAGGCGGAGTAAAATTGAAGTTAATAACAGAACAATCGTTTGGTAATGCCAATCCTTTCAAGGTGCCTGATCCAACTGCACAAGATTGGTAAGCCCAAGTTACAGCACCACCTGAACCACCTGTTGTCCAACCCGTATAATTTGAAGTTCCTTCATTGTATGTAGTTTCACTTCCAAAAATACTATAAATATTGGTTCCTGGAGCACCAAAGTCAACAGCACGATTTGCAGCAGTAGTTGTTGTATCAAAATTAGAAAAGCTCGCACGTTGGAAATTTTGATCTAGTGCAGCGATACAAATTTGATTGGCATTATTGTTTTTACAAGGGTAGGAATTTCCAGATGCAAGATCTGTGTTTTCATTCCCAGCTGCTACCACAACTAAAACATCATTGGCTTTTGCAAATTCCACCGCATCGTAAATCAACTGGCTGTATTGTGTTCCACCTAAACTCATGTTGATGATTTTTGCACCATTTCTTACGGCAAAGTAAATTCCGTCGGTAACAGTAGCGTTACTTCCTCCACCTACTCCCAATACTCGAACTGACATGAGTTGAGCAGATTGGCAAACTCCTGAAATTCCTTTATTATTATTTCCTACAGCACCAATAGTTCCAGCCACGTGACTTCCATGACCTTCCTCATCTTTTGGATCATTATCTCCAGAGGCAAAATCCCATCCATGTTTGGGGCATCCACCACCAATCGTATTCCCATCTTTATCTTTGCAACTTGCGGTACCATCCCACATATTTGCTGATAAGTCCTCATGGTTATAGTTGATGCCAGTATCAAGCACAGCAATAATGATAGAACTGCAGTTCGATGTCACATCCCAAGCACCTAATACATTCATATCTTTCCCAATAGCCGATGCACCTGGAGGATTATTCGTTGTATACGATGGTGAGGATATGGTTTGATTCGTGTTATTTAAACCCCAAAGTTTACCAAAATCCGTATCGTTTGGTGCAGTAGCTTGGGCATAGTAGTAGTATTTTGGTTCCGCATATTCGACAGCAGGATCTAGTTTAGCGCGAATGACTGCATCAGCTACTGATTCATTGCTCGCAATTTTAACAGTTGTAAAATTTGCTCTTTTGCTCACATGTCCAACTTGAAAACCTAATGATCTTGACCGATTGAATATTTCATCACTTGGAACAGTTGGTTTGAATTTAATTACAATTTCATCCGGTGCAAAATCAGGTCGATTTGCTACTCCTGATTTTGAATGTGAATTGGTAATACTAGTTTCAAATCGAAACGGTTCAGTTAAAAAGTTCCGTTGATTAGGATCGGAAATGATAACAGTTGATGTAAGAACTGTTATAAAACAAATGATTTTTATCTTAGAAGCGTAACTTAGTTTAGTTTTCATATCTATTATTTTCCTTTTGGATTAGGTAGAGGGCACATTGACTGATGTTTGAGTCGATGGTGTCCCACCGGTTGTATTGTATTTACCAAATGCAAAAACCTTTATATACCAAGTCCCATATGTATTCACTGAGATGATTTTAGTAGTAGGAGTTGTACCACCCGCATTTGGAACTGTGTCACAAAAAATTGTTGTTCCATTTACATCGGCAGGATTAAATCCATTTGTTTTACTGTAACAAACTTTATAACCACCATCTGTATCATTCACAGCTTTTTCTTTTAAGCCTGTCCATGAAACTGAAATGCCAGCATTTGATTTTCCAGTGCCTTCTACGGTGATATCAGATGATGAGGCAGAGCCATTGTTTCCATTGGTACTAGTGACTCTAACGACTGCTGTTTTTGATCCACTAGTAGAAGGGGCGAATGTAACTGTAAATGTAGTGCTTTGTCCAGGAGTCAGTGAAGTTGCACCTGCAGCACTGGTTGTGAATTGATCAGTATTCCCACTGAATTCATTTACTGCAAGTCCTGTGAGTGTTGCAGTTCCATTGTTGGTGATCGTAACCGTTTTTGCCGAAGAAGATAAACCTGGCCATAAAATTCCAAACGTTGGTAGTGTTCCACCAGAAGTATACGAACTAGAGTTATGCGAAATTGCTATGGTTGGAACTGGTTTTACGGTTGCTGTTCCGTTCACTGTAAATATAAAATTGGAAGGTGTTGCGTTAACTGTAATCGTTGCTGATTTTGAAGTTGGAGTTGTATTCGCTGGCGAAAACGTTACATTAAATGTAAATGTTCCGTCTTGCGCTAATGTAGATCCATTCGCAACGGAAACTGCAGAAACCATAAACTGTGCATTGGAACTCTCCACAACTGGA is a window from the Leptospira ellinghausenii genome containing:
- a CDS encoding S8 family serine peptidase codes for the protein MKTKLSYASKIKIICFITVLTSTVIISDPNQRNFLTEPFRFETSITNSHSKSGVANRPDFAPDEIVIKFKPTVPSDEIFNRSRSLGFQVGHVSKRANFTTVKIASNESVADAVIRAKLDPAVEYAEPKYYYYAQATAPNDTDFGKLWGLNNTNQTISSPSYTTNNPPGASAIGKDMNVLGAWDVTSNCSSIIIAVLDTGINYNHEDLSANMWDGTASCKDKDGNTIGGGCPKHGWDFASGDNDPKDEEGHGSHVAGTIGAVGNNNKGISGVCQSAQLMSVRVLGVGGGSNATVTDGIYFAVRNGAKIINMSLGGTQYSQLIYDAVEFAKANDVLVVVAAGNENTDLASGNSYPCKNNNANQICIAALDQNFQRASFSNFDTTTTAANRAVDFGAPGTNIYSIFGSETTYNEGTSNYTGWTTGGSGGAVTWAYQSCAVGSGTLKGLALPNDCSVINFNFTPPYNNPTSVSASIDRTVYKSFTIPSNATKVSLFQTIVSDGESIGDTCYDYTEVYYKNDASSPFSGGTLLTLPDYNRSMYVQRLCRKTVSGVGYSFILSEEVTLTNCMNTAATSCTVGYRYKSDSSTQNGGAMFGDFYLSAWIASNNSYGNYNGTSMATPNVAGVAALIRAYNPQLNFTEVIQKLIDGGTATPSISANTKYGKSINAEDSVKHLNQVTGVTATLQ
- a CDS encoding DUF1554 domain-containing protein, with translation MFRIFFGVSLKNLALSPFASIFLPSENEKIPQKIYVWVEFSFGFSKHPVLGVACGKNKESNDTVIGTMFVALNANSSCANKDHCKMFVIKANAILNAGISGLDSQCNSDENKPSGSGTYKAMVADGTNRIACTSANCA
- a CDS encoding DUF1554 domain-containing protein, yielding MEQIVLRVLPQIVPSTSEHIDWVLKPNKEYRRDDGSIVIGNTTKNGIFESNLTNEISSVITGTNLTITGLNANWTNSSNDCSNFSATVGNVSIGSHIEKTITSVIAIGNAVCSSSRKLICVEQ
- a CDS encoding choice-of-anchor D domain-containing protein, with translation MQKKYILIPLFSIFTFISCPGAGGGGGGAAFALLGLGGGGTDVGAPRLEVTYSGVVRESGSTISLGTEPINTTNGKLATLTIQNKGTSSLTLPGSPIVTISGTDSSHFQLTQPNQTTLAPNASVTFSLRFKPTSEGLKTAVVKLSTSDPALSAFQLTFTGTGGPAAAKLTVSQGATEIVGNGSFNVGSVEELSSGTPIQFTVSNAGSLSTTLGTPVVESSNAQFMVSAVSVANGSTLAQDGTFTFNVTFSPANTTPTSKSATITVNATPSNFIFTVNGTATVKPVPTIAISHNSSSYTSGGTLPTFGILWPGLSSSAKTVTITNNGTATLTGLAVNEFSGNTDQFTTSAAGATSLTPGQSTTFTVTFAPSTSGSKTAVVRVTSTNGNNGSASSSDITVEGTGKSNAGISVSWTGLKEKAVNDTDGGYKVCYSKTNGFNPADVNGTTIFCDTVPNAGGTTPTTKIISVNTYGTWYIKVFAFGKYNTTGGTPSTQTSVNVPST